A window of the Streptomyces formicae genome harbors these coding sequences:
- a CDS encoding LacI family DNA-binding transcriptional regulator: MTAAGKHQVSRTETSRRGSRQGRAGIRDVAAAAGVSITTVSDALNGKGRLPDATRRHVREVADRLGYRPSAAARTLRTGKSGLIGLTVTTYGDEPFTFTEFAYFAEMARAATSAALARGYALVILPATSRHDVWSNVALDGTVVIDPSDHDPVVAELVRQGLPVVSDGRPAPTLPVTAWVDNDHEAAVLDLLDHLAAAGARRIGLLTGTSTDTYTRLSTTAYLRWCERVGQDPVYEAYPAHDPCAGAVAADRLLARPDRPDAVYGLFDPNGTDLLAAARRYGLRVPDDLLLVCCSESTVYTNTDPPITTLSLKPRRIGTAVVQLLIDAIEGADGGRPVEQVIPTELIVRTSSQRRSPRTTVSHPRSPAPE; the protein is encoded by the coding sequence ATGACAGCAGCAGGGAAGCACCAGGTGAGCCGGACGGAAACATCCCGCCGGGGCAGCCGGCAAGGTCGGGCGGGCATCCGGGACGTCGCCGCCGCAGCCGGTGTCTCCATCACGACTGTCTCCGACGCACTCAACGGCAAGGGCAGACTCCCCGACGCCACGCGCCGCCACGTACGCGAGGTCGCCGACCGGCTCGGCTACCGGCCGTCGGCCGCGGCCCGCACGCTCCGTACCGGCAAGTCGGGACTCATCGGCCTGACCGTGACGACGTACGGGGATGAACCTTTCACCTTCACCGAATTCGCGTACTTCGCCGAGATGGCGCGTGCGGCGACCTCGGCCGCGCTCGCCCGCGGCTACGCGCTCGTCATCCTGCCCGCCACCTCGCGCCACGACGTCTGGTCGAACGTCGCCCTCGACGGCACCGTCGTCATCGACCCCTCCGACCACGACCCGGTCGTCGCCGAGCTGGTCCGCCAGGGCCTGCCCGTCGTCTCCGACGGGCGCCCGGCACCCACCCTCCCGGTCACCGCCTGGGTCGACAACGATCACGAAGCCGCCGTACTCGACCTCCTCGACCACCTCGCCGCCGCCGGCGCCCGCCGGATCGGTCTGCTCACCGGCACCTCCACCGACACCTACACCCGGCTCTCGACCACCGCGTATCTCCGCTGGTGCGAGCGGGTCGGCCAGGACCCCGTCTACGAGGCATACCCCGCGCACGACCCGTGCGCCGGAGCCGTCGCCGCCGACCGGCTGCTCGCCCGCCCCGACCGGCCGGACGCCGTCTACGGTCTCTTCGACCCCAACGGCACCGATCTGCTCGCGGCGGCCCGGCGGTACGGGCTGCGCGTCCCCGACGACCTGCTGCTCGTCTGCTGCAGCGAGTCCACGGTCTACACCAACACCGACCCGCCCATCACCACTCTCTCGCTGAAGCCGCGGCGCATCGGTACCGCCGTCGTCCAGCTGCTCATCGACGCGATCGAGGGGGCCGACGGCGGCCGGCCGGTCGAGCAGGTGATACCCACGGAGCTGATCGTGCGTACGTCCTCGCAGCGTCGCTCCCCGCGGACGACGGTGAGCCACCCGCGATCGCCTGCCCCGGAGTAG